The Gymnodinialimonas sp. 57CJ19 genome includes a window with the following:
- a CDS encoding putative rhamnosyl transferase — MAEGVQIQGLCRFSFPCTGGFKKYHESLAERRAALYAPKRLDERTLWFEHIFLPPLRAQTDKDFTLHLLLGEDFPDPWRSRVEAAIADIPQVQTHWREPGDHRAICRDVMWGGRDGTRAVVAEFRLDDDDAVAVDYVQQLRRSWGKVARLANFHGRVALDHGKGMVLEAQGDGTIKPHVLNTHCWSAGLAIYLKPDDEAIIMDFPHHKIWARVPYVNLTDSVMFIRGDHAHNDAKTPFGAGQPISMKAEEIAPLTLRRFAIDLPRFEAAWHGLTA; from the coding sequence TTGGCTGAAGGTGTGCAAATCCAAGGGCTGTGCCGCTTCTCGTTCCCCTGCACCGGCGGGTTCAAGAAGTACCACGAAAGTCTGGCGGAGCGCCGCGCCGCGCTTTACGCGCCCAAGCGCTTGGACGAGCGGACATTGTGGTTCGAACATATCTTCCTGCCGCCTCTGCGGGCGCAAACCGACAAGGATTTCACGCTGCATTTGCTGTTGGGAGAGGACTTTCCCGATCCATGGCGGTCCCGCGTGGAAGCTGCGATTGCCGATATCCCCCAGGTTCAGACCCATTGGCGAGAGCCGGGCGATCACCGGGCGATCTGTCGGGACGTGATGTGGGGCGGGCGCGATGGGACGCGGGCCGTCGTGGCAGAGTTCCGGCTGGACGATGATGACGCGGTCGCGGTGGATTACGTGCAGCAGCTGCGGCGCAGTTGGGGCAAGGTCGCGCGACTGGCAAATTTCCACGGCCGCGTGGCCCTGGACCACGGCAAAGGCATGGTGTTGGAGGCGCAGGGCGACGGCACGATCAAACCCCATGTGCTTAACACCCATTGTTGGTCGGCGGGGTTGGCGATCTATCTGAAGCCCGATGATGAGGCGATCATCATGGACTTCCCCCATCACAAGATCTGGGCGCGGGTCCCGTATGTGAACCTGACCGATAGCGTCATGTTCATTCGCGGCGATCACGCCCATAACGATGCGAAGACGCCATTTGGGGCCGGGCAGCCTATCTCCATGAAGGCCGAAGAAATCGCCCCCCTGACCCTGCGGCGCTTTGCGATTGATTTGCCCCGGTTCGAAGCAGCGTGGCACGGCCTGACCGCTTGA